A genomic region of Pyrus communis chromosome 14, drPyrComm1.1, whole genome shotgun sequence contains the following coding sequences:
- the LOC137714908 gene encoding E3 ubiquitin-protein ligase listerin — translation MGKQKGDAARSKARPSSSSLAASLVPSGSTATVGFGGYVGGSRLEASLPSEDSTPYVDVDSELALHLKRLARKDPTTKLKALASLSALLKEKSTMDITPIIPQWAFEYKKLVVDYNRDVRRATHDTMNNLVTAVGRDLAPHLKSLMGPWWFSQFDRLSEVAQAAKRSLQAAFPAQEKRLDALILCTAEVFTYLEENLRLTPQSMSEKATAVDELEEMHQQVISSSLLALATLLDVLVCKQQGRPDSEKINAPPKHALKARETAISFAENLFTAHKYFVDFLKSPISAIRSATYSVLSSFIRNIPHAFSEGNMKTLAAAVFGAFQETDPACHSSMWDAVLLFSKRFPDSWTSINVQKVVLNRFWNFLRNGCFGSQQISYPALLPFLDTVPSKAVVGETFLLEFFQNLWAGRNPSHSLNADRLAFLGAFKDCFLWGLRNAPRYCDKVDSISPFQVNLVKNVLVKLLWRDYLFASSSKHKEKTLSRLSADSCESGLISNEKTMGTLNIMYPMSYLRELGNCIVGVLSGIYSLQHDLLSAFSAEFEENCLGLFNDDGKLGTDSEHAERIIQFISLLGEHAMQKGQSWPLGCLVGPMLSKSFPLMRSHDSPNCVKILSVAVSVFGPRKIVQKLLIQKNLSWDHSIDRGDKEAEADLFMQIFKEKFVPWCLHGNSCSLSARLDLLFSLFDDEYFSEQWDIVIRYVTALEHSGCATSLDSDHITILSMLLEKARDRIASTKEGEVSMGNPENWHHELLESAAVSVARSPPSGTCNSQFLCTIVGGSTKSNQTSFVSRNTLILIFEEVFKKLLSFILASSFTWVRNAGTLLSPNLLTSVENCIGPEYESSVTMFEMAQFALGVLDGAFFSLKKLGEESGLVPVILSAVFIIDWEFLLLLTTIDDAPHDESKEKLKARLGFGESFHAFRCKISNQFWKSLGLHNRQALGNILIQSMRSAIFIEDKLDTEKFTSLCCLWMLEVLDCVSQDQYEEQNLLDQLLCKGDSWPLWIVPNFSSPEGLVLKNSSADIQDFGHRKFVSFIYKIISEVGIDRVVAGHIKHSLPPSQGTTNEGLTRSWLACEILCTWRWPGGSAVSSFLPSLSAYAKSRNYSSQESLLDFIFNILLDGALIHGGCDAQSFVYLWPASNDEVEDIEEPFLRALVAVLFTLFNDNIWEREKAVMLLELLVNKLCVGEAINANCLRILPLIVNVLIRPLSQRSIKPNDEETQPDSSGENRVQDIIEGWLQKAVSFPPLITWQTGQDMEDWLQLVIACYPFGTLGDIQTPKLERNVSSAERTLLLELFRKQRGPGTSTVINQLPVVQTLLSRLMVISVGYCWKEFNEEDWEFVLSQLRRWIQSAVVMMEEIAENINDIITSRLPSDNLDAVLNKLGKIVYISDSFTIDIAKNALLSFSLCCGPFGLQQAEDADNINPLRTERWDPIKDRILEGILRLFFCTGIAEAIARSCCDEAASLISSSRFEHSHFWELVASNVVNSSTNARDRAVKSIEFWGLSKGAISALYAILFSSKPVPLLQFAAYSIISSEPVLQFAIVEDKTSLDSVTNGEEDSSLLDISTETSIHLKEEISCMIEKLPYKVLEMDLVAEQRVHVFLAWSLLLSHLWSLPSSSPARERLVQYIQDSASSVILDCLFQHIPLELCMAPLLKKKDTALPAGIAEAAAAATHAIKTGSVLFSVQSLWPVEPVKIALLSGAMFGLMLRILPAYVRQWFSDLRDRSTSSAIESFTRSWCSPPLITNELSLIKKDEITDENFSIIVSKSANEVVATYTKDETGLDLVIRLPSSYPLRPVDVDCRRSLGISEVKQRKWLMSMASFVRNQNGALSEAIKIWKRNFDKEFEGVEECPICYSVIHTANHSLPRLACKTCKHKFHSACLFKWFSTSHKSTCPLCQSPF, via the exons ATGGGGAAACAGAAAGGAGATGCAGCTAGGAGCAAGGCACGCCCTTCAAGCAGCAG TCTGGCGGCGTCGCTGGTGCCGTCGGGTTCTACTGCCACGGTGGGCTTCGGTGGCTACGTCGGCGGTTCTCGCCTCGAGGCTTCCCTCCCCAGCGAAGATTCTACGCCCTATGTG GACGTAGATAGTGAATTGGCTCTACATTTGAAGAGGCTCGCAAGGAAAGATCCGACCACCAAG CTTAAAGCTTTGGCATCTCTATCCGCCCTGCTCAAGGAAAAGTCCACAATGGACATAACACCAATCATTCCGCAATGG gcaTTTGAATACAAAAAGCTTGTGGTGGACTACAATAGGGATGTTCGGCGAGCAACTCATgacacgatgaacaatcttGTCACTGCTGTTGG GAGAGATTTAGCTCCACATCTAAAGTCTCTGATGGGGCCATGGTGGTTTTCTCAATTCGACCGACTTTCTGAAGTTGCTCAAGCTGCAAAGCGCTCATTACAG GCAGCTTTTCCAGCTCAGGAAAAGAGACTCGATGCTTTAATTTTATGCACAGCAGAGGTTTTTACCTATTTGGAAGAAAATCTGAGGCTTACGCCGCAAAGTATGTCTGAAAAAGCAACTGCTGTTGATGAATTAGAAGAGATGCATCAGCAG GTGATATCTTCTTCACTTCTGGCATTGGCTACACTTCTTGATGTCTTGGTTTGCAAACAACAAGGAAGACCAGACTCTGAGAAGATAAATGCTCCACCAAAACATGCTTTGAAAGCTAGGGAAACAGCTATTTCTTTTGCTGAAAACTTGTTCACTGCTCATAAATATTTTGTAGACTTCTTGAAATCTCCAATTTCTGCTATCCGTTCAGCCACATATTCTGTATTAAGTAGTTTCATTAGAAACATTCCTCATGCCTTTAGTGAAGGAAACATGAAAACTCTTGCTGCTGCAGTATTTGGTGCATTTCAGGAGACGGATCCTGCTTGTCATTCATCAATGTGGGATGCAGTTTTGCTATTTTCTAAAAGGTTTCCTGACAGTTGGACTTCTATTAATGTACAGAAAGTAGTACTAAATCGATTTTGGAATTTTCTTAGAAATGGGTGCTTTGGATCTCAGCAGATTTCTTATCCAGCTTTACTACCTTTTTTAGACACTGTACCATCTAAAGCAGTAGTGGGAGAAACTTTTTTGCTTGAATTTTTCCAGAACCTGTGGGCAGGAAGGAATCCATCTCATTCCTTAAATGCAGATAGATTAGCATTTCTTGGGGCTTTTAAAGACTGCTTTCTTTGGGGATTGCGTAATGCACCAAG ATATTGTGACAAAGTGGATTCCATATCTCCTTTTCAAGTAAATCTTGTTAAAAATGTTCTGGTAAAGCTGTTGTGGCGAGATTACCTTTTTGCTAGTAGCTCAAAACATAAGGAGAAAACCTTATCCAGATTATCAGCAGATTCATGTGAAAGTGGTTTGATTTCCAACGAGAAGACCATGGGAACATTGAATATTATGTACCCAATGAGCTACTTGAGAGAGTTGGGGAACTGCATTGTTGGGGTTCTTTCAGGCATTTATTCGCTCCAGCATGATTTGCTCTCAGCTTTCTCTGCAGAATTCGAGGAGAATTGTCTGGGTTTGTTTAATGATGATGGTAAATTGGGAACAGACAGTGAGCATGCAGAACGAATTATTCAATTTATATCATTACTTGGAGAACATGCAATGCAGAAAGGTCAAAGTTGGCCTTTGGGTTGTTTAGTTGGACCAATGTTATCTAAGTCATTCCCATTGATGAGATCACAT GATTCACCTAATTGTGTGAAGATTCTGTCAGTTGCTGTTTCTGTATTTGGACCACGCAAGATAGTCCAAAAGCTTCTTATCCAAAAGAATCTTTCTTGGGATCATTCTATTGATAGGGGGGATAAAGAAGCAGAGGCAGATCTATTCATGCAAATATTCAAGGAGAAATTTGTTCCGTGGTGTTTGCATGGGAATAGCTGCTCCTTAAGTGCTCGGCTTGATTTGTTATTTTCGTTGTTTGATGATGAATATTTCTCTGAGCAATGGGATATTGTTATCAGATATGTGACTGCTCTGGAACATTCTGGATGTGCAACTTCTTTAGACTCTGACCACATAACCATATTGTCAATGCTCTTAGAGAAAGCAAGAGATCGAATTGCAAGCACTAAAGAAGGAGAAGTATCCATGGGCAACCCAGAAAACTGGCATCATGAGCTTCTAGAGTCAGCTGCTGTTTCTGTTGCTCGTTCCCCACCTTCCGGAACTTGTAATTCTCAGTTTTTGTG CACTATTGTCGGTGGTTCAACAAAAAGCAATCAAACATCTTTTGTGTCAAGAAATACGTTGATCCTGATATTTGAGGAGGTATTCAAGAAGTTGCTTTCTTTTATTCTGGCATCCTCCTTTACTTGGGTTAGGAATGCAGGTACTCTATTGAGTCCCAATCTATTAACCTCTGTGGAAAACTGTATTGGGCCAGAATATGAAAGTTCCGTCACCATGTTTGAGATGGCTCAGTTTGCTCTTGGAGTACTTGATGGCGCCTTCTTTTCCTTGAAGAAACTGGGTGAAGAAAGTGGGCTGGTTCCAGTTATCTTATCAGCAGTTTTTATAATTGATTGGGAGTTTCTGTTATTATTAACAACAATAGATGATGCCCCTCATgatgaatcaaaggaaaaattGAAGGCCAGGCTGGGATTTGGTGAATCTTTTCATGCTTTCCGATGTAAGATAAGTAATCAGTTCTGGAAAAGCCTTGGCTTACACAATCGGCAGGCATTGGGGAATATTTTGATTCAGAGTATGAGATCTGCCATATTTATTGAAGATAAACTAGACACAGAAAAATTCACATCTTTGTGTTGCTTGTGGATGCTTGAAGTTCTTGATTGTGTCTCTCAGGATCAGTATGAGGAACAAAATCTGTTAGACCAACTTCTTTGCAAGGGTGATAGCTGGCCTTTGTGGATTGTTCCCAATTTTAGTAGCCCAGAGGGATTAGTGCTAAAAAATTCATCTGCTGATATCCAG GACTTTGGCCATCGCAagtttgtttcatttatttacaaGATCATCTCAGAAGTTGGGATTGATAGAGTTGTTGCTGGTCATATAAAACATAGTCTCCCTCCCTCCCAGGGAACAACAAATGAAGGGCTTACTCGATCTTGGCTTGCTTGTGAAATATTATGCACGTGGAGGTGGCCAGGAGGAAGTGCTGTTTCTTCATTCTTACCTTCCTTGAGTGCATATGCAAAGAGTAGAAATTACTCTTCCCAGGAGAGCTTGTTAGAttttattttcaacattttACTTGATGGAGCACTTATTCATGGAGGATGTGATGCACAGAGTTTTGTCTATCTATGGCCTGCTTCAAATGATGAAGTGGAGGATATTGAAGAACCCTTCTTAAGAGCTCTTGTAGCTGTACTTTTCACTCTGTTTAATGATAATATATGGGAAAGAGAGAAAGCTGTGATGCTGTTGGAACTGCTTGTGAATAAGCTTTGTGTTGGTGAAGCAATAAATGCAAACTGTTTGAGGATTCTTCCTCTGATTGTTAATGTTCTTATTCGGCCATTAAGTCAAAGAAGCATCAAACCTAACGATGAAGAGACACAGCCTGATTCTTCTGGGGAAAATCGTGTACAGGATATTATTGAAGGCTGGCTTCAGAAAGCTGTATCATTTCCACCTTTGATCACATGGCAAACAGGACAAG ATATGGAAGATTGGCTTCAGTTGGTTATAGCTTGTTATCCCTTTGGTACACTGGGGGACATACAAACACCAAAGCTGGAGAGAAATGTCAGCTCTGCAGAGAGAACACTCCTACTTGAATTATTTCGGAAGCAGAGAGGTCCTGGCACATCAACTGTAATTAATCAGCTTCCAGTTGTGCAGACTTTACTATCTCGGCTAATGGTTATTTCAGTTGGTTATTGTTGGAAGGAGTTTAATGAAGAAGACTGGGAGTTTGTGTTATCTCAGTTAAGGCGCTGGATTCAGTCAGCTGTTGTAATGATGGAGGAAATTGCTGAAAATATTAATGACATTATCACAAGCCGCCTTCCTTCTGATAATCTCGATGCTGTCCTTAATAAGCTTGGGAAAATTGTCTATATTTCAGATTCCTTTACTATAGACATTGCGAAGAATGCCCTTTTATCATTTTCTCTCTGTTGTGGACCTTTTGGTCTCCAGCAAGCAGAAGATGCAGATAACATAAACCCCTTGAGAACAGAAAGATGGGACCCCATCAAAGATCGAATTTTAGAGGGTATACTTAGATTGTTCTTTTGCACCGGCATTGCAGAGGCCATCGCACGCTCTTGTTGTGATGAGGCTGCATCTCTCATTTCATCATCCCGATTTGAACATTCGCATTTTTGGGAGTTGGTGGCCTCAAATGTTGTCAACTCATCGACAAACGCTAGAGACAGAGCAGTGAAGTCAATAGAATTTTGGGGGCTCAGCAAAGGAGCCATTAGCGCTTTGTATGCAATCCTTTTTTCTTCGAAACCCGTTCCTTTGTTGCAGTTTGCCGCTTATTCTATTATTTCATCGGAACCTGTATTACAGTTCGCTATTGTTGAAGACAAAACTTCTTTAGACAGTGTCACTAATGGCGAAGAGGATTCATCCCTTCTTGATATATCAACAGAAACAAGCATCCATTTAAAAGAGGAAATATCTTGCATGATTGAAAAGCTACCATATAAGGTTCTTGAAATGGACCTGGTGGCAGAGCAGAGG GTACATGTCTTCCTTGCGTGGTCTTTGTTGCTATCTCATTTATGGTCATTACCGTCCTCATCACCTGCAAGGGAGAGACTCGTCCAGTATATACAAGATTCTGCTAGTTCGGTGATTCTAGATTGCCTTTTCCAGCATATTCCTCTAGAACTGTGCATGGCACCTCTTCTTAAGAAGAAAGATACAGCGCTTCCTGCTGGTATAGCAGAAGCTGCAGCTGCAGCAACACACGCCATCAAAACTGGTTCAGTATTGTTTTCTGTACAATCTCTGTGGCCTGTTGAACCTGTGAAAATAGCTTTGCTTTCTGGAGCAATGTTTGGTTTGATGCTCCGCATCCTTCCTGCTTATGTAAGACAGTGGTTCAGTGATTTACGTGATCGTTCTACATCCTCTGCAATTGAATCCTTCACAAGATCATGGTGCAGCCCACCTCTCATCACAAACGAATTAAGCCTG ATTAAAAAGGATGAAATAACTGATGAGAATTTTTCGATTATCGTAAGCAAGTCAGCAAATGAGGTTGTTGCTACCTATACAAAGGATGAGACTGGACTGGACCTTGTTATCCGTCTTCCTTCATCTTACCCGTTACGACCAGTCGATGTTGATTGTCGGAGGAGCCTAGGTATTAGTGAAGTGAAGCAGAGAAAATGGTTGATGTCTATGGCGTCTTTCGTTCGTAATCAG AATGGAGCTTTATCAGAAGCTATCAAGATATGGAAGCGCAACTTTGACAAAGAATTCGAAGGCGTGGAGGAGTGCCCTATTTGTTACAGCGTCATCCATACTGCAAACCACAGCCTTCCTCGCCTTGCCTGCAAGACCTGCAAGCACAAGTTCCATTCCGCTTGCCTCTTCAAGTGGTTCTCAACTTCTCACAAATCAACTTGCCCGTTGTGCCAGTCTCCATTCTGA